From the Elstera cyanobacteriorum genome, one window contains:
- a CDS encoding [protein-PII] uridylyltransferase, whose amino-acid sequence MVRSPTYPKARRALIERRTLDLTLAALTFTDRQSPARRTAVFAELKQALAHGRDEIKRRFLAGGASGIETARAMAYLTDQLIRVLYDDTTLRVYQTPNPTQAERLAVVAVGGYGRGEMAPFSDVDLLFLLPYKQTPVGEQIVEYMLYMLWDLGLKVGHATRSVEECLRMARQDQTIRTALLESRYVWGDQALYSDLKRRFAAEVVTGTALDFVEAKLGERDARHERMGDSRYVLEPNIKEGKGALRDLHTLYWIAKYAYQVDDVAALPLRGVLTTAEANKFAKAEAFFWTIRCHLHYLAGRAEERLTFDVQRELAAAMGYTDHAGTRGVERFMKHYFLVAKDVGDLTRIFCAALEAEQKRKPKASALHRWFGTKKHEKDGFIVEGNRLSIGQKEAFLADPVNLIRLFWEADRTGFDIHPTALRLVTQNLKLIDAKLRDHPDANRLFLEMLASRNEPEQALRRMNEAGVLGRFVPDFGRVVAQMQYDMYHVFTVDEHTLFAIGILAAIEKGKLKDEAPLATALFPTLVSRRALYVAVLLHDIAKGRGGDHSVLGEQVAYKLCPRLGLTAEETETVAWLVRQHLAMSNTAFRRDLQDPKTLQDFVDLVQSPERLKLLLILTVADIRAVGPKVWNNWKAGLLRELYTLAEAKLTAEPVEGVSPLERRLQAQHTEMRKLLDDWAEADFNAHIALGSPSYWLSADPAILARNARMIRRAMLDGAPLSVETRVDAKRGVTDVTIYTGDHPGVFARIAGALAVAGANIVDARIFTLSNSMVLDSFTVQDQDGGAFDRPDKLARLAVLIEQSLSGRLKSLADLKTQRSGPARTQVFTVPPRVLVHNSASATSTVVEINGRDRPGLLHDLGSTITKQNLQIGAAKITTYGEKVVDVFYVKDIFGLKLERPSKVEELRRALLAVLDTVAPPEPKATRPAARSRAKLAAE is encoded by the coding sequence CGCGTGCTCTATGACGATACGACGCTGCGGGTCTACCAAACCCCAAACCCCACCCAGGCTGAACGGCTGGCAGTAGTCGCCGTCGGCGGCTATGGGCGCGGGGAAATGGCGCCATTTTCCGACGTCGATCTACTGTTCCTGCTGCCCTATAAGCAAACCCCGGTCGGCGAGCAGATCGTCGAATATATGCTGTATATGCTGTGGGATTTGGGGCTGAAGGTCGGGCACGCTACCCGCTCGGTCGAAGAATGCCTGCGCATGGCACGGCAGGACCAAACCATCCGTACCGCCCTGCTGGAGTCGCGCTACGTTTGGGGGGATCAAGCGCTCTACAGCGACCTGAAGCGCCGGTTTGCCGCCGAAGTGGTGACCGGCACCGCGCTTGATTTCGTCGAAGCCAAACTGGGCGAGCGCGACGCGCGGCACGAGCGGATGGGCGATAGCCGCTATGTGCTGGAGCCGAATATCAAGGAAGGCAAAGGCGCCCTCCGCGATCTGCATACGCTCTATTGGATCGCCAAATACGCCTATCAGGTCGATGACGTCGCCGCCCTGCCGCTGCGCGGCGTGCTGACCACGGCGGAAGCCAATAAATTCGCGAAAGCCGAGGCCTTCTTCTGGACCATTCGCTGCCATCTGCACTATCTGGCGGGCCGGGCGGAAGAGCGGCTGACCTTCGACGTGCAGCGCGAACTGGCCGCCGCGATGGGCTATACCGACCACGCGGGCACGCGCGGTGTCGAACGCTTTATGAAGCATTATTTTCTGGTGGCGAAAGACGTGGGCGACCTCACCCGCATCTTCTGCGCAGCCTTGGAAGCGGAACAGAAGCGCAAGCCCAAAGCCTCCGCCCTGCACCGCTGGTTCGGGACCAAAAAGCACGAGAAGGACGGTTTTATCGTCGAGGGGAACCGTCTTTCCATCGGGCAAAAGGAAGCCTTTTTAGCCGACCCTGTAAACCTGATCCGGCTGTTTTGGGAGGCCGACCGCACGGGCTTCGATATTCACCCGACCGCCCTTCGGCTCGTCACACAAAACCTGAAGCTGATCGACGCCAAGCTGCGCGATCACCCGGACGCCAACCGGCTGTTTCTTGAAATGCTCGCGTCGCGCAACGAGCCGGAACAAGCGCTGCGCCGGATGAACGAAGCCGGGGTGCTGGGCCGCTTTGTGCCGGATTTTGGCCGGGTCGTCGCCCAAATGCAGTACGATATGTACCATGTGTTTACGGTGGACGAGCATACGCTGTTCGCCATCGGCATTCTGGCCGCGATCGAAAAAGGCAAACTGAAGGACGAAGCGCCGCTGGCCACCGCCCTCTTCCCAACGCTGGTATCGCGCCGGGCGCTGTATGTCGCGGTGCTGCTGCACGATATCGCCAAAGGGCGCGGCGGCGATCATTCGGTCTTGGGCGAACAGGTGGCTTATAAGCTCTGCCCGCGCCTGGGGTTGACGGCGGAGGAGACGGAAACCGTCGCCTGGCTGGTGCGCCAGCATCTCGCCATGAGCAATACCGCCTTCCGCCGCGATTTGCAGGATCCGAAGACCTTGCAGGATTTCGTCGATCTGGTGCAGTCGCCGGAACGGTTGAAGCTGCTGCTGATCCTGACCGTCGCCGATATTCGCGCCGTTGGTCCGAAAGTCTGGAACAATTGGAAGGCCGGGCTGCTGCGCGAGCTCTACACCCTCGCCGAAGCTAAGCTGACCGCCGAACCGGTGGAAGGCGTCAGCCCGCTCGAACGGCGGCTGCAAGCCCAGCATACCGAAATGCGCAAGCTGCTGGACGATTGGGCGGAGGCGGATTTCAACGCCCATATCGCCCTCGGCAGCCCGTCCTACTGGCTGTCCGCCGACCCGGCGATTTTGGCGCGCAATGCCCGCATGATCCGCCGCGCCATGCTGGACGGCGCGCCGCTGTCGGTCGAAACCCGCGTCGATGCCAAGCGCGGCGTGACCGATGTGACCATCTATACGGGGGACCATCCGGGCGTGTTCGCCCGCATCGCCGGGGCCTTGGCGGTTGCCGGGGCGAATATCGTCGACGCGCGGATTTTCACCCTATCGAACTCGATGGTGCTGGATAGTTTCACGGTGCAAGACCAGGACGGCGGCGCCTTCGACCGGCCCGATAAGCTGGCGCGCCTGGCCGTGCTGATCGAACAATCCCTGTCCGGGCGGCTGAAGTCGCTCGCCGATCTCAAGACCCAGCGCAGCGGCCCGGCGCGCACCCAGGTCTTTACCGTGCCGCCGCGTGTTCTGGTGCATAATTCCGCCTCTGCCACGTCCACGGTGGTCGAGATCAATGGCCGCGATCGGCCAGGGCTGCTGCACGATCTTGGCAGCACCATCACCAAGCAAAACCTGCAAATCGGCGCCGCCAAGATCACCACCTACGGCGAAAAGGTGGTGGACGTTTTCTATGTGAAGGATATTTTCGGCCTGAAGCTCGAACGGCCCAGTAAGGTGGAGGAGTTGCGCCGGGCGCTGCTTGCCGTGCTCGATACCGTCGCCCCGCCCGAACCGAAGGCGACCCGGCCCGCCGCGCGCAGCCGCGCCAAGCTCGCCGCCGAATGA
- a CDS encoding sel1 repeat family protein, producing the protein MIRLLPALLVLGALTGAQARDVAETQVQVLEALARQDWAEAQSLWQPLADAREPEAEYQLGLLLATAPAPYRNRAGARDFLTRAADHGHREASYRLGLLLAGNDPAEEAEALSRFKSAAAGGHGLAASEVARREGKSPSFRFALPDPNAPRPPDNWAPQVVTRAPDPVPGRPDAVVRTFPMPAPKPPAPAVTVDHTALAEAAPPPVRKSVAPPIPETPARSPEPPPVAPPPAPSAVKPAPVGDSRIRVAALRDASSLKPFERDFFRKTADWRDGLSLTHDTGADGWTRVYLGKLLPAPEAQSLCRALKERQVDCVVVR; encoded by the coding sequence ATGATCCGCCTGCTGCCCGCGCTGCTCGTCCTCGGAGCGTTGACCGGGGCGCAAGCGCGCGATGTCGCCGAAACCCAGGTGCAGGTGCTGGAAGCCCTCGCCCGCCAGGATTGGGCCGAAGCGCAAAGCCTGTGGCAACCGCTGGCGGATGCTCGGGAGCCGGAGGCGGAATATCAACTGGGCCTGCTGTTGGCGACGGCGCCCGCGCCCTATCGCAACCGCGCGGGCGCGCGGGATTTTCTCACCCGCGCCGCCGATCACGGTCACCGCGAGGCAAGCTATCGGCTGGGCCTGCTGCTGGCAGGCAACGATCCGGCGGAAGAGGCGGAGGCGCTGAGCCGCTTCAAAAGCGCCGCTGCGGGCGGCCATGGGCTCGCCGCGTCCGAAGTCGCGCGGCGGGAAGGGAAGTCCCCAAGCTTCCGCTTCGCCCTGCCCGATCCCAATGCCCCGCGCCCGCCCGATAATTGGGCGCCCCAGGTCGTTACCCGCGCGCCCGACCCGGTGCCGGGGCGGCCCGATGCCGTTGTTCGCACCTTCCCAATGCCCGCGCCAAAACCGCCCGCCCCGGCGGTGACAGTTGACCATACGGCCTTGGCGGAAGCGGCCCCGCCCCCGGTGCGGAAATCGGTCGCGCCGCCGATCCCGGAAACGCCCGCGCGCTCCCCCGAACCGCCGCCCGTGGCCCCTCCCCCGGCCCCCAGTGCCGTAAAACCCGCGCCGGTGGGCGATAGCCGCATCCGGGTCGCCGCCCTACGCGACGCCAGCAGCCTGAAACCTTTCGAGCGCGATTTCTTCCGCAAAACCGCCGATTGGCGCGACGGCCTCTCCCTGACCCACGACACGGGCGCCGATGGTTGGACGCGCGTCTATCTCGGTAAACTGCTCCCCGCACCCGAGGCACAAAGCCTCTGCCGGGCGCTCAAGGAGCGGCAAGTTGATTGCGTGGTGGTTCGTTAG